CATGAGGAACAGTGAAGCCAATCACAAGCTATTGTTAAAGCCTACAGTGGAATTCCTAAGGGGAAGGGGCTGTGAACACTTTGAGGCTCCCTGGGACTCATTATCAtctgcctccccctgccccactGCTTGGAAACTCTTCCTCACTCCCAGGAGCTGCTTCAGACTGCAGCACTCAGTGAGAACATGCTCTTGTTGTTCACTTTCTCATACTTTCTTCTCCTGTCCAAAGAGGTGTTGGAAAAGGGAGCTGGAATTTGATCAATGGTGCTGTTTTGTACTTCTTTTATAAGTGTGAAAGTGGACATTGATTTTGACACACCAAAGAAGTGACAAACGACAACAAGTGTTGGTGAGAGAGGGCAGGGAAAACAAAGCCCCTGTACACTGTTCTGTACACACAATAGGTACTGTCATTATGTGAACTGTACggaagttttaaaaagcaaaagtagAACATTCAAGTGTCCTAGAAATGTGACATAGCAATTCCTTTTATGGGTATACATCCAAATGAAATTAAGTTAGCCACTCATGAGGTTATTTCATTTACCACATCAGTTTTATTCAAGACAGTTAAGATGTAGAAGCAACTTAAGTAACTGTAAGTGATAAATGTATAAAGAAATTagagcataaacacacacacacacacacacacacacacacacacacacacacacacacaagcttattCAGTCTCAATAGAATTTCTTTTTACCTGCAGCAATATGGATGTAATTTGAGTTGTTTGTGCTATTGAAAATAATCCATATGCAGAAAGAAAAACCATTTCAGAATCTCAGTTACATgtgaaattttttaaagttcaaactcacagaaagatCACACTGTTGGTCATCAGGCAGGAGATGTAGACAATGGGATACACAGGCCAAAGAGGACAAAGCTGTAACTATATAAAATGAATGTTTGGCTACCTATTGAACAGCAAAAGataatcatattttattgtatgcTATAAATTTGCTTGAGGAGTAGGTTGCAAATATTTCTAACACAAAAAGAAGTGAGATGATGGATGTGTTAATTTCTGTGACTTGATATTTCTTAAGGGGAAGAGAAAAGCACACTGCAGGCAGAGTTACTCCATGTGAAGCAGTCTTGAGGCAGTGAAGAATGTTGGCATATTTAaggcttcaaaagaaaaaagatttaatcTTAGAGTTTGTGTGTATTATTACATCCCAAAGAATAACAgatgttgccaggcggtggtggtgcacgcctttaatcccagcactcgggaggcagaggcaggcggatctctgtgagttcgaggccagcctggactaccaagtgagttccaggaaaaggcgcaaagctacacagagaaaccctgtctcgaaacaacaacaacaacaacaacaacaacaacaaaaacaaaacaaaaaaagaataacagatgtctctaagaaaatattttcctgcttatctgtctcttcacagcacccTTAATCTCGTTATTCCTGAGGCTGTAGATGAGGGGGTTCAACATGGGGATCACCACCATGTAGAACACAGACACCACCTTGTTTTGATCTGTGGAGTAGCTGGACTTGGGCATCACATAGATGAATGTGATGGTGCCATAGAACAGAGTGACTGCAGTGAGGTGGGAGGTGCAGGTGGAGAAGGCCTTGTGGCGGCCCTCAGTGGAGCGCATCTTCAGGATGGTGATGAGGATGTAGATGTAGGAAATAGCTATGACAAACACTGTCACCACAATGATGGAGCCAGCTGTGAATGAGGGAACAACTGCAGAGACACTGACATCAGAACAGGACAGTTCTACCAATGGagcaaaatcacagaaaaagtgaTTGACTCCATTGGATCCACAGAAGACTAGTGAATAGAAACATGCAGTAAAAGACCAAGTGTTAAGAAAACCACCTATGTAAGCAACTAGGAGCAACTGGACACAGACTTTTGTGGACATTTTGGTTGAATAAAGCAGTGGGTTGCAGATTGCCATGAAGCGATCATACGCCATGGCAGCCAGAATGAAGCACTCAGATGATCCAAagaagacaactgaaccaagctggaTGGCACATCCAAAGTAGGAGATGGTATTTCTCTCCACCAGGAAGTTGACAAGCATGTTGGGTGTGACAGAAGATGAGTAGCCTATGTCAGCAAAAGCCAAGTGGCTCAGAAAAAAGTACATGGGGTGATGAAGCTGGGAAGAGACTCTGATGAGGAGGATGGTGCTGAGGTTCCCAGACAAGGTCACCAAGTAGATGCACaggatgatgatgaagaggaCAACTCTAAGGACTGGGTCATCTGTTAAGCCCAATAAAATGAACTCTGTCACTGCAGTGTGGTTCCCATCTTCTAGGAAAGCCATGGGACAGTGTAGCTGCTGCCAGATCCAGGCTGTGATGGAGACATTACAGGAAGGGATATATAAATAAACCATTCTCATTAGTTCATAGATGGAAgttttataaacaaatacattattaaaactgaaacttataatttcattttgtacTAAGAATTGTGTCCCaatgtttatatgtttatgtgtaatGTATCTCTATAGTTTAAAAACTTTAGCTGAAACAATAGGAGACATGCTTCAAGcactgtgaattttttttataaatatgctTTTAAATAATGCAAGGATTAAAATATGAAGCTTTTGAGCATATCTAACTATCTTGGTATAGCAAAAATGTGTGTGTCTAGGATGGGACACTGGAGCTTGAGTAGCAGCTAACATTTATGCCATGCTTACTAGATGATGGGCACAGAATTACCATTTTGCATCTGAGTCTATTCAAATATCCATGAAATTATTTAAGTACTTTTGTTATTACCAATTTATTGATGAGGAAGCTAAGTGGGAAAATGTCCAGTAACTTACCTAAGATTGTCTATGTAGTAATGAAATCAGAATATGAATCTCCAGGGTGAATttagtttattctttttgttgtaaCTATTCCTCATGTGAAATTAATTAGTAGTTACAATGGAGTTGGATATCttgtaaacagaaagaaaatagattaaaTTTTCAGTACTAATGGCCAATGTATAAAAAGGTCCCTAGTTATTTACATAGTTTCCCAATATCTgtcaaaatatttaagaaaatcaacaaaactcTACAATCTTATCGAAAGGacaatgaagaaacagaaagaaatttgaaattaAGTCTTTTTATAAAGTTACCATTCTAAATAATAattaagttattattttatttgcccATTTGAAATATCAATCTAATCATTATGCAAAATTACAGGAATATTTAGAACAGTACTGTTGATGTTGTTTATCTGCATAAAATCTTTTCCTAACATAACAATATTCTCTAATTGCAGCATGTTGACTTAATATGAGTTTCAGCATAGTATG
The nucleotide sequence above comes from Peromyscus maniculatus bairdii isolate BWxNUB_F1_BW_parent chromosome 1, HU_Pman_BW_mat_3.1, whole genome shotgun sequence. Encoded proteins:
- the LOC102924379 gene encoding olfactory receptor 5P6 — encoded protein: MAFLEDGNHTAVTEFILLGLTDDPVLRVVLFIIILCIYLVTLSGNLSTILLIRVSSQLHHPMYFFLSHLAFADIGYSSSVTPNMLVNFLVERNTISYFGCAIQLGSVVFFGSSECFILAAMAYDRFMAICNPLLYSTKMSTKVCVQLLLVAYIGGFLNTWSFTACFYSLVFCGSNGVNHFFCDFAPLVELSCSDVSVSAVVPSFTAGSIIVVTVFVIAISYIYILITILKMRSTEGRHKAFSTCTSHLTAVTLFYGTITFIYVMPKSSYSTDQNKVVSVFYMVVIPMLNPLIYSLRNNEIKGAVKRQISRKIFS